The following proteins are encoded in a genomic region of Tuberibacillus sp. Marseille-P3662:
- the argS gene encoding arginine--tRNA ligase, translated as MTIAEQVKEQLKDEIGQAVLKAGLADETNMPDVILEVPKDKAHGDFATNMAMQLARIAKKAPRQIAEDMIEHINYEKAYITEVEIAGPGFINFFLDNRYLTNLIPTVITEGEAFGASNHGQGKRVQNEFVSANPTGNLHLGHARGAAVGDTLCNLLDKAGYDVEREYYINDAGNQIENLAYSIAARYNQSLGYDHDLPEDGYRGKDVIAIGEKLAKEHGEGLRSMDELERVAYFRRVGVDHLLESIKRDMGAFRVSFDRWFSEASLYKSGEIEDALQQLKNGGHTYEADGALWFQSTKFGDDKDRVLIKSDGTYTYLTPDIAYHRNKLERGFDELINIWGADHHGYIPRMKAALQAMGYDSDRLEIQIIQLVNLFKDGEKVKMSKRSGKAVTMHELMDEVGVDATRYFFAMRSSDTHLDFDIDLARSQSNENPVYYVQYAHARICSMLRQAEDYRVSDVQTLDFSHIESEKEIELLKKVGEFPETVVEAADRLAVQRMTNYVFELASALHSFYNAEKVIDQNNIEKTKARVALVDAVRITLSNALNLIGVSAPEKM; from the coding sequence ATGACGATTGCTGAACAAGTCAAAGAGCAGTTAAAAGACGAGATCGGACAAGCGGTGCTTAAGGCAGGTCTAGCTGATGAGACAAATATGCCTGATGTTATTTTAGAGGTCCCCAAGGATAAAGCCCATGGTGATTTTGCCACCAATATGGCTATGCAGTTGGCACGCATTGCGAAAAAAGCGCCGCGGCAGATTGCCGAAGATATGATCGAACACATTAATTATGAAAAAGCATATATCACGGAGGTAGAGATTGCCGGCCCTGGATTTATCAACTTTTTCTTAGATAATCGCTATCTAACCAATCTTATTCCAACCGTGATCACGGAGGGTGAAGCATTTGGTGCTTCGAATCATGGCCAAGGCAAACGTGTACAAAATGAATTTGTCTCAGCGAATCCGACAGGGAACTTGCATCTAGGTCATGCACGTGGGGCGGCTGTCGGTGATACCTTGTGTAATTTGCTTGACAAAGCGGGTTATGACGTTGAGCGCGAATATTATATTAATGATGCCGGTAACCAAATTGAGAATCTGGCGTACTCCATTGCTGCGCGTTATAATCAGTCTCTAGGCTATGATCATGACTTACCTGAAGATGGCTATCGCGGTAAAGATGTCATCGCCATTGGTGAAAAGCTTGCCAAAGAACATGGTGAGGGACTCAGATCAATGGACGAGCTCGAACGTGTGGCCTATTTCCGCAGGGTTGGTGTTGATCACTTACTTGAAAGTATTAAACGAGATATGGGAGCCTTTCGCGTGTCGTTCGATCGTTGGTTCTCGGAAGCCTCCCTTTATAAAAGCGGTGAAATTGAAGACGCCCTACAGCAATTAAAGAATGGTGGACATACCTATGAAGCTGACGGCGCTTTATGGTTCCAGTCAACCAAGTTCGGTGACGATAAGGACCGTGTGTTAATCAAGAGTGATGGGACTTATACCTATTTGACGCCTGATATTGCCTATCATCGCAATAAATTAGAACGGGGTTTTGATGAGCTGATTAACATCTGGGGCGCCGATCATCACGGCTATATTCCGCGTATGAAAGCCGCGCTTCAAGCCATGGGCTATGATTCTGATCGCTTGGAAATCCAAATCATCCAACTTGTGAACTTGTTTAAAGACGGCGAAAAAGTGAAAATGAGCAAGCGTTCCGGCAAAGCCGTGACGATGCATGAACTCATGGATGAAGTTGGCGTCGATGCGACGCGTTACTTTTTTGCAATGCGTTCTTCGGATACCCATTTGGATTTTGACATCGACTTAGCTCGCTCTCAGTCAAACGAAAACCCTGTGTATTATGTCCAATATGCTCACGCCCGGATTTGCAGCATGTTGCGACAAGCTGAAGACTATCGGGTGTCAGACGTTCAGACGCTTGATTTCAGTCATATTGAATCAGAAAAGGAAATTGAGTTGCTGAAAAAAGTTGGCGAATTTCCTGAGACAGTGGTGGAAGCGGCCGATCGATTAGCTGTCCAAAGGATGACGAACTATGTGTTTGAACTCGCCTCCGCATTGCACAGCTTCTACAATGCTGAAAAAGTGATTGATCAAAACAATATAGAGAAAACAAAAGCACGTGTCGCCCTTGTCGATGCCGTTCGCATCACGCTGAGCAACGCTTTGAACTTAATTGGTGTATCGGCACCGGAAAAAATGTAG
- a CDS encoding alpha/beta fold hydrolase: protein MPKFMTTDGIDIFYETFGKGQPMIFIHPPLMGHVVMHYQRALSSHYQTIFYDCRGHGRSTHKPEHVHLRNHTADLKQLIEYLGLKKPILVGYSSGGTVAQDFALHYPDRVGGIVLSGGFPSVDTWSLRQEFNMGIGAIKAGKQAFLSKVLAKTHKITDRDEKTFFTYGQKADPRTVLNFYIESLYYDCKNQLAELKAIPFLLLYGQKSYHIKPHARYYQEQLPYARTAIIQGGTHQLPSRFHEPFNHAIHRFMTETFQPEPV from the coding sequence ATGCCGAAATTCATGACAACGGATGGCATTGATATATTTTATGAAACTTTTGGTAAGGGTCAGCCGATGATCTTCATTCATCCGCCGTTAATGGGTCATGTGGTGATGCATTATCAGCGGGCCTTAAGTTCCCATTATCAGACCATTTTTTATGACTGCCGCGGGCATGGGCGTAGTACTCACAAGCCGGAGCATGTACATTTGCGCAATCATACTGCGGACTTAAAACAGTTGATTGAATATCTAGGTCTCAAAAAGCCGATTCTCGTTGGCTATTCCAGTGGTGGAACTGTTGCACAAGACTTTGCCCTTCATTATCCAGACAGGGTCGGAGGAATCGTTTTATCCGGCGGTTTTCCAAGTGTCGATACATGGAGTCTCAGGCAGGAATTTAACATGGGCATTGGAGCGATCAAGGCAGGCAAACAGGCATTTTTATCAAAAGTGCTTGCTAAAACGCATAAAATCACAGATCGGGATGAGAAAACCTTTTTCACTTATGGACAAAAGGCAGATCCAAGGACAGTGCTGAATTTTTATATTGAAAGTTTATATTATGATTGTAAAAATCAACTAGCGGAACTTAAGGCTATTCCATTTTTACTATTATATGGGCAAAAAAGTTATCACATCAAGCCGCATGCCCGGTATTACCAGGAGCAATTGCCTTATGCGCGCACAGCGATCATCCAAGGCGGGACTCACCAGCTACCTAGTCGCTTTCATGAACCCTTTAACCATGCCATCCACCGGTTTATGACCGAAACATTTCAACCGGAGCCAGTATAG